In a genomic window of Paroedura picta isolate Pp20150507F chromosome 14, Ppicta_v3.0, whole genome shotgun sequence:
- the LOC143823535 gene encoding uncharacterized protein LOC143823535, with the protein MRRPPRAALRVVFLDYLAFYRANWTEGKVCSCNEAAVKAPARRCLESASRPSEGFRQFNVYGIAERCLAAQRQPGGLVFRRLIRAFEFLELLCVNLFLSPWRKEIKSLKTFTGNFVYCVQSVLPACIVEELLEKLGYVATTATEFSLVRKLKEEEAEQAAFEIFLARIECEDLLEATKEVRDSDLRDVLQKRAQKHWHPEGEGGGKHQPSHGKEPMSNRGGNKRPRYICSPQVHLTNDQLAFEKTKNTELRGDLSLTATAVKAPEAPSEFSSKQSSSQSRRGASTPSCVRSSDSEDFLTEYSDIAIGQKPLQRASLPLKALEDKSWATGPTGTTLGPPPNTARSQTALSPNASGPQALAILNDAALEGREAPCDYQAQESSQEAIESNIRDAMKCLSVCGPCPTDQPKELKGESVAQHGNKLRMVMSLSRKEESHTSRPLKAEEHGEGELIYPIEETAEAESVSPQEFGPSRVKFADTPRGDRGDFTTDLYSSDQFPNTSEIAYPTTGSMSDGLFVGASRSHRVPERYRYMGEPPGPNCGILPSSSEFQFPHSIPDLQGRGDLEGRSLQASFTEEVCFPTCVVKVNETSPEGYVVISKD; encoded by the exons ATGAGGAGGCCCCCTCGGGCGGCGCTGCGGGTGGTCTTCCTGGACTACTTGGCCTTCTACCGGGCCAACTGGACGGAGGGGAAAGTTTGCAGCTGCAACGAAGCGGCCGTCAAGGCGCCCGCCCGGCGCTGCCTGGAGTCCGCCTCGCGCCCGTCGGAGGGCTTCCGCCAGTTCAACGTGTACGGCATCGCCGAGAGGTGCCTGGCGGCGCAGCGGCAACCGGGCGGGCTCGTCTTCCGACGGCTCATCCGCGCCTTCGAGTTCCTGGAGCTGCTTTGCGTgaacctcttcctctccccttggaGGAAAGAAATCAAGTCCCTGAAG acTTTTACAGGAAACTTTGTCTACTGTGTGCAGTCCGTTCTACCGGCATGCATCGTGGAAGAACTGCTAGAGAAATTAGGCTACGTCGCAACGACAGCAACGGAATTTTCCCTCGTCAGGAAGCTGAAAGAGGAAGAAGCCGAACAGGCTGCGTTTGAAATATTTCTTGCAAGAATCGAATGCGAAGACCTCCTGGAAGCCACAAAGGAGGTACGGGACAGCGACCTGAGGGACGTCTTACAGAAGAGAGCCCAGAAGCACTGGCATCCAGAAGGAGAGGGGGGTGGAAAGCATCAGCCCTCTCATGGGAAGGAGCCCATGTCGAACAGAGGAGGGAATAAGAGGCCAAGGTACATCTGTTCTCCGCAGGTACACTTGACAAACGACCAATTGGCTTTTGAGAAAACTAAAAACACTGAGCTCAGAGGGGACTTGAGTCTCACAGCCACTGCAGTCAAGGCACCAGAAGCTCCTTCTGAATTCAGCAGCAAGCAAAGCTCAAGTCAGAGCCGAAGAGGTGCCTCAACACCGTCTTGCGTCAGAAGCTCAGACAGTGAGGACTTCTTGACGGAATACAGCGACATTGCAATCGGGCAAAAACCTCTCCAGCGTGCCAGCCTCCCCCTGAAAGCATTAGAGGATAAGAGCTGGGCCACTGGACCCACGGGGACCACCCTGGGGCCACCACCAAACACAGCACGCTCGCAAACTGCTCTGTCTCCCAATGCCAGTGGCCCACAGGCCTTGGCCATTCTGAATGACGCTGCCTTAGAAGGCAGGGAAGCCCCTTGTGACTACCAGGCCCAGGAATCCTCCCAAGAGGCAATTGAATCCAATATCAGAGATGCCATGAAGTGCCTGTCTGTTTGCGGGCCATGTCCAACGGACCAGCCCAAAGAATTGAAAGGAGAGAGTGTCGCACAGCACGGCAATAAATTGCGGATGGTGATGAGTTTATCCAGAAAAGAGGAGTCTCATACCTCTCGTCCACTAAAGGCCGAGGAACACGGTGAGGGAGAACTCATTTATCCGATAGAAGAAACCGCAGAAGCAGAATCCGTGAGCCCTCAGGAATTTGGACCCTCAAGAGTGAAATTCGCAGATACACCTAGAGGGGATAGAGGGGATTTCACCACTGATCTCTACTCATCGGATCAGTTTCCTAACACCAGCGAGATTGCTTATCCCACCACTGGTTCGATGTCTGATGGACTTTTTGTGGGTGCTTCCAGGTCACACAGAGTGCCTGAGCGCTACAGGTACATGGGGGAGCCACCCGGTCCAAACTGTGGCATCCTTCCCAGCAGTAGTGAGTTTCAGTTCCCTCATAGCATTCCGGATCTGCAGGGCAGGGGTGACCTTGAAGGACGATCTCTGCAGGCGTCCTTCACAGAGGAAGTCTGCTTTCCGACTTGCGTGGTAAAAGTGAACGAAACCAGCCCGGAAGGTTATGTCGTCATAAGCAAAGACTAA